Below is a window of Dietzia timorensis DNA.
AGCACCGCGAGCGAGGCGAGGTTATCGGGCTTAACGGTGGCCTCGAGACGCTGTACGCGCACCGCATCGAAGGCGATATCCACGGCGAGCGCTACCGCCGCCGAGCCGATCCCGGATCCGGTGTACTCGTGCCCGAGCCAGTAACCGAGCCACGCCGACTGGTTGGCCCCGCGCACGATCCCGCCGATCGTCGCCTCCCCCGCGAAGCGCCCGTCGACGTCTATCACCATGGGCAGCGCCGTGCCGGCCTTGCGGGATTCGCGTTGCGCGCGAACGATCCGTTTCCAACGCTTTGGCTGGTAGGCGGTGTCCCATTGCTCGGTGATCTGCGGCTCCCACGGCTCGAGGTGCGCGCGCCCCGCGCGGCGCAGCCGCGCCCACTGCGCTGCGTCTTTCCTCGACGGTTCGCGCAGATGGACCCGCGCTCCCCCGACGATCAAGGTCGCGCTCGGCAGCGGCATGGCCTTACCCATGACGTCGGACGAAGGATTTCCCAGGACTCCGCCGCTCACGGGTTCCCTCGCCCCGGAGAGCCTGCGTTCGGCATCCACCTGGCGCCGCCTCCCCTATCCACGCTGAGCCAGGAACATGACCTCGACCTCTTCACCGGCGCGCACATGCACGGTCTCCTCGGGAATCGATACGAGGCAGTTGGCCTCGGCGAGCGCCGCAAGTAGGTGCGTGGAGGCGCCGTCGGCGCCGCCGAAGGCGCGGACGAGATACTGGCCGGTCTCGTCGTCACGCATGAGCTGACCGCGCAGGTATCCGTGCCGACCCTCTACGGACGTAATGGGCGCGATGGTCCGTGCGAGCACCGTGCGCCGCGCCGACTGGCGTTTGCCGAGCGAGATGCGCACCAGTGGCCGGACCATGACTTCGAACACCACGAGCGCACTCGCGGCGTTGGTGGGCAGTAGGAACGTGGGGACCTCGTCGCGGCCGAGGCGCCCGAAGCCCTGCACCGAACCGGGATGCATCGCCGCGCGGTAGAGGTCGAGGTTGCCGAACTCGCGGATCACCTGGCGGGCGCGCGAGGTGGCCTCGCCGCCGACGGCCCCGGAGATCACCACGATTTCCGAGCGCATGAGTTGTTCTGCGAGCACCTCGCGGAAACGAGAGGGCTCCGTGGAGACGATGCCGACGCGGTGCACATCGGCACCGGCGTCCTGCGCGGCCGCGGCCAGCGCGTAGCTGGTCACGTCATACACCTGGCCCGGGGCGGTCTCGCGGTCGATGTCTACGAGCTCGTCGCCGATGGAGATGATCGCCACGCGCGGCTTCGGGTGCACGAGCACCCGCGAGCGACCGACTGATGCCAGCAGCCCGACCTGCGCGGAGCCGATAACG
It encodes the following:
- a CDS encoding GNAT family N-acetyltransferase: MSGGVLGNPSSDVMGKAMPLPSATLIVGGARVHLREPSRKDAAQWARLRRAGRAHLEPWEPQITEQWDTAYQPKRWKRIVRAQRESRKAGTALPMVIDVDGRFAGEATIGGIVRGANQSAWLGYWLGHEYTGSGIGSAAVALAVDIAFDAVRVQRLEATVKPDNLASLAVLRRAGFLEEGRLRNYLRIGGARRDHLLFAALDSERVMPVVKDLVISGRAAYAK
- the glp gene encoding gephyrin-like molybdotransferase Glp, with protein sequence MRSVADQLAEVTAAAMSPRPVRVGIFDALGLLCAEEVVAERALPSFDQAAIDGYAVRSVDLVPPQPAAVRHDPAADDGGDGDPQEPGADREDRTDEEPADDLDGEGGASEDGRANRPLAGGAEQRALSVVGQTMAGSAAAGGMSALQCVRVDTGAPLPTIADAVLPLNWATERQGDRGLEIDVRRRVLSGQFVRRVGDDVQPGDVAVRQGAVIGSAQVGLLASVGRSRVLVHPKPRVAIISIGDELVDIDRETAPGQVYDVTSYALAAAAQDAGADVHRVGIVSTEPSRFREVLAEQLMRSEIVVISGAVGGEATSRARQVIREFGNLDLYRAAMHPGSVQGFGRLGRDEVPTFLLPTNAASALVVFEVMVRPLVRISLGKRQSARRTVLARTIAPITSVEGRHGYLRGQLMRDDETGQYLVRAFGGADGASTHLLAALAEANCLVSIPEETVHVRAGEEVEVMFLAQRG